A genomic segment from Arcobacter acticola encodes:
- a CDS encoding cytochrome c biogenesis CcdA family protein → MNSFIYFSFLQGVFAFFAPCAVALLPAYIVSFISRNNVSNQSKIHLLLRALKLAFFSILGILVIYAIASGFIVLAAELIKSYMKYVAVSLGAILIVVAILMLLGKDFSVNIHMNQKKHENEIKEAFFFGIAYAIGALGCLFPLFLVVATQAFSEPNTALGVSYIVAYFVGISLLMLITIMSSIFAKDFISRKINSILPHMQKISAVFLIVAGTYIIYYQSSLF, encoded by the coding sequence ATGAATAGTTTTATATACTTTTCGTTTCTTCAAGGGGTTTTTGCGTTTTTCGCCCCTTGTGCCGTTGCACTTCTTCCTGCTTATATCGTCTCTTTTATCTCTAGAAATAATGTATCAAATCAAAGTAAAATTCATCTTTTATTAAGAGCTTTGAAATTAGCATTTTTTTCTATATTAGGTATTTTAGTTATATACGCAATTGCAAGTGGTTTTATTGTCTTAGCAGCTGAACTAATCAAAAGTTATATGAAATATGTGGCTGTTTCTCTAGGAGCTATTCTTATAGTAGTTGCAATATTAATGCTTCTTGGAAAAGATTTTAGTGTAAATATTCATATGAATCAAAAGAAACATGAAAATGAAATTAAAGAAGCTTTCTTCTTTGGAATTGCTTATGCAATTGGTGCTTTAGGATGTTTATTCCCACTATTTTTGGTTGTGGCGACTCAAGCTTTTAGTGAACCAAATACAGCTTTAGGTGTGAGTTATATTGTGGCTTATTTTGTAGGAATTAGTTTATTAATGCTAATTACAATTATGAGTTCAATTTTTGCAAAGGATTTTATAAGTAGAAAAATAAATTCTATTTTACCTCATATGCAAAAAATAAGCGCAGTTTTTCTTATTGTTGCAGGGACTTATATTATTTATTATCAGTCGTCATTATTTTAA
- a CDS encoding DoxX family protein, with product MNDSKQTTIQLAYFILRLTMGVNMFTHGVARLLDLEKFNMWMIGQFSNTILPEFLVSLSSYMIPFAELIIGVLLILGLFTSRALLLGALLITVLVFGSGLQENWNVMSSQMIYAIFFFILSYLIELNRFSLDNLRK from the coding sequence ATGAATGATTCAAAACAAACAACAATACAATTGGCTTATTTCATACTAAGACTAACCATGGGTGTAAATATGTTTACCCATGGAGTTGCAAGACTTCTAGATCTTGAAAAGTTCAATATGTGGATGATAGGGCAGTTTTCTAATACTATTTTGCCAGAGTTTTTGGTGAGCCTTTCATCTTATATGATTCCCTTTGCTGAGTTGATTATCGGTGTTTTATTAATCTTAGGATTATTTACAAGTAGAGCTTTACTTTTAGGTGCATTATTAATTACTGTTTTAGTATTTGGTTCAGGATTACAAGAAAACTGGAATGTAATGTCTTCTCAAATGATATATGCTATTTTCTTTTTTATTCTTTCGTATTTAATAGAACTAAATAGATTTTCACTTGATAATTTAAGAAAATAG
- a CDS encoding Crp/Fnr family transcriptional regulator has translation MESFDFFNTLLPSSKAQLLEASTFIKVPVGTKLYSQGDICSDILFLTKGRVRVARQHENGQSVLLYYFSQGEQCNVNFTSSYNSAPAVGTAIAETDLEGFDLPVELIAKLFIEDKEFQRYVFEQYVNRLESMASLIEEIRFLSLDTRLLHWLQSQDKKEILISHEEIGDIIGTSREVVSRILKSFEKNSIVKLSRKKIELL, from the coding sequence ATGGAATCATTTGATTTCTTTAATACTTTACTACCTTCTAGTAAAGCGCAACTTCTTGAGGCATCTACATTTATAAAAGTTCCTGTAGGAACTAAACTATATTCTCAAGGAGACATTTGTTCAGATATTCTTTTTTTAACAAAAGGACGAGTTCGAGTAGCAAGACAACATGAAAATGGTCAAAGTGTATTACTTTATTACTTCTCTCAAGGAGAACAGTGTAATGTAAACTTTACAAGTTCATACAACTCAGCACCTGCAGTTGGAACTGCTATTGCTGAAACAGATTTGGAAGGTTTTGATTTACCAGTTGAATTGATTGCTAAACTTTTTATTGAAGATAAAGAGTTTCAACGATATGTTTTTGAACAATATGTAAACCGCTTAGAATCTATGGCATCTTTGATTGAAGAGATAAGATTTTTAAGCTTAGATACAAGATTACTTCATTGGTTACAATCTCAAGATAAAAAAGAGATACTTATTTCCCATGAAGAAATTGGAGATATTATTGGAACTTCAAGGGAAGTTGTAAGTCGTATATTAAAAAGTTTTGAAAAGAACAGTATTGTAAAACTCTCTAGAAAAAAAATAGAACTTTTATAA
- a CDS encoding DEAD/DEAH box helicase, with amino-acid sequence MQLIIGSQVTLIDGKIQKLFPYGKVLELLSKFKNICNDIHWNVNVPQRDNCQIIDNQEEIKIKNFHPREFQTNCVDKFTRTTLTGYLYAPTGAGKTNIAAYLIAKRNIRTLFIVPKADLVKQTKKRFQAILDIDPKHIGELSGSKKEFGAAILITTWQSLNNDATLQTIIDDKYSMVICDEMHKCSAEVYYNVVSRIPAMYKHGLTATPYRNNTQNEQRLFDLIGNELARVEISDLYNDKFLVRPSIQFKNTNYKIDINQPYLESLNFNIKLGMLKKNIDKSKKRKEIIINDIKNSLILEKQLYKDNRSVILVNTLELAQSIQEELSSTYNVLYIDANTKAKDRNEIFNSLTENEITDYILIGTSKLLGEGTDIPSIRNVFCASPAYPPFEDTARMQQIIGRAIRPFENKDTANIIIYNDETSGWIDKKKENVFNIIYDNVQPLIK; translated from the coding sequence ATGCAACTTATAATAGGAAGTCAAGTAACCCTAATTGATGGTAAGATACAAAAGCTATTTCCTTATGGAAAAGTACTCGAATTATTAAGTAAATTTAAAAATATTTGCAATGATATTCACTGGAATGTAAATGTTCCCCAAAGAGATAACTGTCAAATTATAGATAATCAAGAAGAGATAAAAATAAAAAATTTTCATCCTAGAGAATTTCAAACAAATTGTGTAGATAAATTCACACGAACTACTCTAACTGGATATCTTTATGCTCCAACGGGTGCTGGAAAAACAAACATTGCTGCATATTTAATCGCAAAACGAAATATTAGAACACTTTTTATTGTTCCTAAAGCAGATTTGGTAAAACAAACAAAAAAAAGATTTCAAGCTATATTAGATATTGATCCAAAACATATAGGGGAACTTAGTGGATCAAAAAAAGAATTTGGGGCTGCAATTCTTATTACTACTTGGCAATCATTAAATAATGATGCAACTTTACAAACCATAATAGATGATAAGTATTCTATGGTTATTTGTGATGAGATGCATAAATGCAGTGCGGAAGTATATTATAATGTAGTTTCTAGAATACCTGCTATGTATAAACATGGATTAACCGCAACGCCATACAGAAATAATACTCAAAACGAACAAAGACTTTTTGATCTTATAGGAAATGAATTAGCAAGAGTAGAGATATCAGATTTATATAATGATAAATTTTTAGTTCGTCCAAGTATTCAATTTAAAAATACAAACTATAAAATTGATATAAATCAGCCATATCTTGAATCTTTGAATTTCAATATAAAACTAGGAATGTTAAAAAAGAATATTGATAAATCAAAAAAAAGAAAAGAAATTATCATTAATGATATTAAAAACTCTCTTATATTAGAAAAACAATTATACAAAGACAATCGATCTGTAATATTAGTAAATACTCTAGAATTAGCTCAAAGTATACAAGAGGAGTTATCAAGCACCTACAATGTTTTATATATTGATGCAAATACAAAAGCAAAAGATAGAAATGAGATATTTAATAGCTTAACTGAAAATGAAATAACAGATTATATTCTAATAGGAACATCAAAATTATTAGGGGAAGGTACAGACATACCATCAATAAGAAATGTATTTTGTGCAAGTCCAGCATATCCACCCTTTGAAGATACTGCAAGAATGCAGCAAATTATAGGTAGAGCTATTAGACCCTTTGAAAATAAAGATACTGCGAATATTATAATTTATAATGATGAAACATCTGGGTGGATTGATAAAAAGAAAGAAAATGTTTTTAATATCATCTATGATAATGTTCAACCTTTAATAAAATAA
- a CDS encoding HAD family hydrolase — translation MIVEIPGRETLEIKDIVFDYNGTIAIDGKLIGDVSKNINELSSSFNFYVITADTYGTVKKELENTNCKVITIPALSQDMAKLNFVKELGLNTCLSVGNGRNDKLMLKETILGIAILQDEGLCTETLLNSDILVKSIFDVFAFLKDSNRLIATLRN, via the coding sequence ATGATAGTAGAAATACCAGGAAGAGAAACTTTAGAAATAAAAGATATTGTTTTTGACTACAATGGAACAATTGCAATTGATGGAAAACTAATAGGTGATGTTTCAAAAAATATTAATGAATTATCATCAAGTTTTAACTTCTATGTAATAACAGCAGATACCTATGGAACAGTAAAAAAAGAGTTAGAAAATACAAACTGTAAAGTTATCACAATACCTGCTTTATCTCAAGATATGGCTAAGCTAAACTTCGTAAAAGAGCTTGGTTTAAATACATGTTTAAGTGTAGGAAATGGAAGAAATGACAAATTGATGTTAAAAGAGACTATTTTAGGAATAGCAATTTTACAAGATGAGGGTCTTTGTACTGAAACTCTTTTAAACTCTGATATTTTAGTAAAATCAATATTTGATGTTTTTGCATTTTTAAAAGATTCAAATAGATTAATTGCAACATTGAGAAACTAG
- a CDS encoding DMT family transporter: MISKLKLIDKGILFMLLSAFIGALNGAVAKILSVSMDPIEIVFYRNLLGVMIILYSLKKIPVFIDTSKLHLLFLRGVFGSLAMLLFFYTIAKIPLGEAVILNKTSPFFVTILAYYLMKETINIKTFIALVIGFIGVVLIIEPFGIEISMAHILGVLGGFFAAAAYATIKKIKDIYDARIIMLSFMGVGVVIPLLIFLFTPYAHFQIYTDPILWILIVFMAILSTVSQWFLTRAYSLSAASIIGVISYTSIPFAIGFGVVLGDSIPDMYSFLGIALIVIGGILVSKK; encoded by the coding sequence TTGATATCAAAATTAAAATTAATAGATAAAGGTATTTTATTTATGCTTCTAAGTGCTTTTATTGGAGCACTAAATGGAGCAGTTGCAAAAATACTATCTGTGAGCATGGATCCTATAGAAATAGTGTTTTACAGAAACTTATTGGGTGTTATGATAATACTTTATAGTTTAAAAAAAATACCTGTATTTATTGATACTTCAAAACTGCATTTATTATTTCTAAGAGGTGTTTTTGGCTCACTAGCTATGTTACTATTTTTTTATACAATTGCTAAAATACCCCTTGGAGAAGCTGTAATTTTAAATAAAACATCACCATTCTTTGTGACAATTCTTGCATATTATTTAATGAAAGAAACTATAAATATTAAAACATTTATTGCACTTGTTATTGGATTTATTGGAGTAGTTTTAATCATAGAACCTTTTGGTATAGAAATATCAATGGCTCATATTTTAGGAGTTTTAGGTGGATTCTTTGCAGCTGCAGCGTATGCTACTATAAAGAAAATAAAAGATATTTATGATGCAAGAATTATTATGCTTTCCTTTATGGGAGTTGGTGTAGTTATTCCTTTATTAATCTTTTTATTTACACCTTATGCACATTTTCAAATATATACAGATCCTATACTTTGGATACTTATAGTTTTTATGGCGATTCTATCAACAGTCTCACAATGGTTTTTAACTCGAGCATATAGTTTAAGTGCAGCTAGTATTATTGGAGTTATAAGTTATACAAGTATTCCTTTTGCAATTGGTTTTGGAGTAGTATTGGGGGATTCTATTCCTGATATGTATAGCTTTTTAGGAATCGCACTTATTGTAATTGGTGGAATTTTAGTTAGTAAGAAATAG
- a CDS encoding pentapeptide repeat-containing protein: MFKTNDYWEEEFVQYDDKILDSIYFDDCTFIKCDFSKAVFSSCKFRECIFIDCDLSLSVLKNCVFNDISFENCKLIGISWSNCEEPFDVKFDLCNISQNSFHLMDLRQMKFINSLIKDTGFEECNLERAVFDNCDLELSSFIKNNLKKANFVSSKNYLIDPKQNDIDKAEFSLPEALSFLSLLPIKIR, from the coding sequence ATGTTTAAAACAAATGATTATTGGGAAGAAGAGTTTGTCCAATACGATGACAAAATATTAGATTCTATTTATTTTGATGATTGCACCTTTATAAAATGTGATTTTTCAAAGGCTGTTTTTTCTTCTTGTAAATTTAGAGAATGTATATTTATAGATTGTGATTTATCTCTTAGCGTATTGAAAAATTGTGTTTTTAATGATATCTCTTTTGAAAACTGTAAACTTATTGGTATTTCATGGAGTAATTGTGAAGAACCTTTTGATGTGAAATTTGATTTATGTAATATCTCTCAAAACTCTTTTCATCTTATGGATTTGCGACAAATGAAGTTTATTAATTCACTTATAAAAGATACTGGTTTTGAAGAATGCAATCTTGAACGTGCAGTTTTTGATAATTGTGATTTAGAGTTAAGTTCTTTTATAAAAAACAATCTAAAAAAAGCAAATTTTGTAAGTTCTAAAAACTATCTAATAGACCCAAAACAAAATGATATAGATAAAGCAGAGTTTTCACTTCCTGAAGCTTTGAGTTTTTTAAGCTTGCTTCCTATTAAAATAAGATAG
- a CDS encoding NYN domain-containing protein — protein sequence MSENRTIKLAVLIDADNAQASLISELLAEVAKFGTASIKRAYGDWTNSHLKQWKEHLNKHAIQPMQQFSYTTGKNATDASLIIDAMDILHENSLDGFCLISSDSDFTRLATRIRESGLIVYGFGEKKTPEAFIAACDKFVFTEILKEKKEVPVHKDESNNVELRPLIISAINAVSKDDGWAQLSNVGGYINKNHPSFDSRNYGYDKLGKLIRNLNYIIVDEREFNDDSNNVHIYIKIREKYERY from the coding sequence ATGAGCGAAAATAGAACTATAAAACTTGCTGTATTAATAGATGCTGATAATGCTCAAGCTTCACTTATTTCTGAACTCCTAGCCGAAGTTGCTAAGTTTGGTACTGCTAGTATTAAAAGAGCTTATGGTGATTGGACTAATAGTCACTTAAAACAATGGAAAGAACACTTAAATAAACACGCAATTCAACCAATGCAACAGTTTTCTTATACAACAGGTAAAAATGCAACAGATGCTTCTTTGATAATAGATGCGATGGATATTTTACATGAAAATAGCCTAGATGGTTTTTGTTTGATTTCTTCTGATAGTGACTTTACAAGACTTGCTACAAGAATCAGAGAATCAGGGCTTATAGTATATGGTTTTGGTGAAAAGAAAACTCCTGAGGCTTTTATTGCAGCTTGTGACAAGTTTGTATTTACAGAAATTTTGAAAGAGAAGAAAGAAGTTCCAGTACATAAAGATGAATCAAATAATGTTGAACTAAGACCTCTAATAATTTCAGCAATTAATGCTGTTTCAAAAGATGATGGTTGGGCGCAATTATCAAATGTAGGCGGATATATAAATAAAAATCATCCTTCTTTTGATTCTAGAAATTATGGTTATGATAAATTAGGAAAATTAATTAGAAATTTAAATTATATTATAGTTGATGAACGTGAATTTAACGATGATTCAAATAATGTGCATATTTATATAAAAATAAGAGAAAAGTATGAGAGATATTAA
- a CDS encoding GNAT family N-acetyltransferase — protein MQLKIAEIKDIENILKLHAKYQLATIAEVDKKDGFVTTGFSKEELADIITLEQGIFIAVEDDVVLGYVMSASWQYWSKWPMFAFMIKDLPKLTYLGQTLSVDNSYQYGPVCIDKSVRGSGLLEKLFDFALESMSKRYPILVTFVNKINERSFAAHKRKLGLDVIQEFEFNNNKYYEMVYDTSKRVLEK, from the coding sequence ATGCAATTAAAAATAGCAGAAATAAAAGATATTGAAAACATATTAAAACTACATGCAAAATATCAGTTAGCAACAATAGCAGAAGTTGATAAAAAAGATGGATTTGTAACAACTGGATTTTCAAAAGAAGAATTAGCAGATATTATAACACTAGAGCAGGGGATCTTCATAGCTGTTGAAGATGATGTTGTACTAGGATATGTTATGTCAGCATCATGGCAATATTGGTCAAAGTGGCCTATGTTTGCATTTATGATAAAAGATTTACCAAAGCTAACTTATCTAGGACAAACTTTAAGTGTAGATAATTCATATCAATACGGTCCTGTTTGTATTGATAAAAGTGTTAGAGGAAGTGGATTACTTGAAAAACTTTTTGATTTTGCACTTGAATCTATGTCAAAAAGATATCCAATCCTTGTAACTTTTGTAAATAAAATAAATGAAAGATCATTTGCAGCACATAAAAGAAAACTAGGTCTAGATGTAATTCAAGAGTTTGAATTTAACAATAATAAGTATTATGAAATGGTTTATGATACTTCTAAAAGAGTGTTAGAAAAGTAA
- a CDS encoding SagB family peptide dehydrogenase gives MNKNLQMVYTYHNETKHSQQRYARSLGYMDWETQPNPYRTYAGTKKIQLPLSFDNNTLEYSQIFDQKENTLNAPLCKEAISQFFQFSLGLAAIKEYGEQSWALRCNASSGNLQPSEAYMISNEIVGIDDGLYHYSPQEHELELLSKANEQLSLPKNSFLLCLSSIVWREAWKYGERSWRYTQLDCGHALKALEISASILGWKIEVLNTKDSELQKLIGFDQAHRYVPEERELPDMLILVSLENSTEAVDSLDINAIRETLQEKYEGKANQLSYAWHKWDILEKIEDATLSDDLQTKKYINDIYEKNPNRQPSSLAKDVVLKRRSAQMMNKDDCTFTKKEFETIIGSVKSNNSAIHLVIFVHSVEEIPSGLYILVRNSEHKTQLQALLKESFLWEKVDTDAGELYKLEDGDFKFLAKAISCNQDIASDGAFTLGMLAEFKNQVENISAAKYKHLYWDCGAIGQQLYLETTSLNLSATGIGCFLDDILHGVIGLKTNEFQTLYHFTIGRGLVDSRLSTKKPYIK, from the coding sequence ATGAATAAAAATTTACAAATGGTTTATACCTATCACAACGAAACAAAACATTCTCAGCAAAGATACGCAAGATCTTTAGGTTATATGGATTGGGAAACACAACCAAATCCTTATAGAACATACGCAGGTACTAAAAAAATTCAATTACCTTTATCATTTGATAATAATACTTTAGAATACAGCCAAATATTTGACCAAAAAGAAAATACACTTAACGCTCCTTTATGCAAAGAAGCAATATCACAATTTTTTCAATTTTCTCTTGGACTGGCTGCTATTAAAGAGTATGGAGAACAATCTTGGGCATTAAGATGCAATGCATCAAGTGGAAATTTACAACCAAGTGAAGCTTATATGATTTCAAATGAAATTGTAGGAATTGATGATGGACTTTATCACTATAGCCCACAAGAGCATGAACTTGAATTATTATCAAAAGCAAATGAACAATTATCACTTCCAAAAAATAGTTTTTTACTATGTTTATCTTCAATAGTTTGGAGAGAAGCTTGGAAATATGGTGAAAGGTCATGGAGATATACTCAACTTGATTGTGGACATGCACTAAAAGCTTTAGAAATTTCTGCTTCAATATTAGGATGGAAAATTGAAGTTCTAAATACAAAAGATAGTGAACTACAAAAACTAATAGGTTTCGATCAAGCTCACAGGTATGTTCCAGAAGAAAGGGAACTTCCTGATATGCTTATTTTAGTTTCTCTTGAAAACAGCACAGAAGCAGTTGATTCTTTAGATATCAATGCTATTAGAGAAACATTACAAGAAAAATATGAGGGAAAAGCAAATCAACTAAGCTACGCTTGGCACAAATGGGATATTTTAGAAAAAATAGAAGATGCCACATTAAGTGATGATTTACAAACAAAAAAATATATAAATGATATATATGAAAAAAATCCAAATAGACAGCCTTCAAGTTTAGCAAAAGATGTAGTTCTAAAAAGACGATCTGCACAAATGATGAACAAAGATGATTGTACTTTTACAAAAAAAGAGTTTGAAACAATTATAGGTTCTGTTAAGTCGAACAATTCAGCTATTCACTTAGTTATTTTTGTGCATAGTGTTGAAGAAATACCTTCAGGACTTTATATACTTGTTAGAAACAGTGAGCATAAAACACAATTACAAGCTTTATTAAAAGAGAGTTTTCTTTGGGAAAAAGTAGATACTGATGCAGGTGAACTGTATAAGTTAGAAGATGGAGATTTTAAATTTCTAGCAAAAGCAATTTCTTGTAATCAAGATATAGCAAGCGATGGTGCGTTTACACTTGGAATGTTAGCAGAGTTTAAAAATCAAGTGGAAAATATATCAGCTGCAAAATATAAACATTTATATTGGGATTGTGGAGCAATTGGACAACAGTTATACCTTGAAACAACATCTTTAAATCTATCAGCAACTGGAATTGGATGTTTCTTAGATGATATTCTTCATGGAGTTATTGGCTTAAAAACAAACGAGTTTCAAACCCTTTATCACTTTACTATAGGTCGAGGTTTAGTTGACAGTAGATTATCTACTAAAAAACCTTATATAAAATAA
- a CDS encoding M99 family carboxypeptidase catalytic domain-containing protein, translating to MRFLLLFIPFIINAANLSFELFKKESNEKGNTLLIIGGIHGDEPGGYFAPAFLEKYYEIKSGNVWIIPDLNADSIMANNRGLYDDMNRKFSSIEKNDPDYDTVTKVKEIILDKKVDLILNLHDGYGFYRNKYENAIFNPNAWGQATIIDQEKITGLDKFGNLDEIANQVNDSLNNDNLFKDYHSFGVKNTETKFKDEQMQLSLTFFAVTHNKPAFAIETSKNITDLTHKVIYQLKSIEEFMNIMHIKFERKFDINNYDDVQKKISDFGKVRVNDNIVFDLSDIKNYTKYVPLKESDNVFKFEHSLGAYRFIDGRYEIYIGNIKATEFYPQIFEIAKAEKNIKIEVDGKIIETPFATQIDIKKDFKIVKSDYRVNIIGFSKAGLDSEDDILIEEKDIQDNYSVDNGKTKYRAEFYKDGKFYGMIILNFLKDKNEK from the coding sequence ATGAGATTTTTATTACTTTTTATTCCTTTTATTATAAATGCTGCAAACCTAAGTTTTGAATTGTTTAAAAAAGAGAGCAATGAAAAAGGAAACACATTATTAATAATTGGAGGGATTCATGGAGATGAGCCAGGTGGCTATTTTGCACCAGCTTTTTTAGAGAAATATTATGAAATTAAATCAGGGAATGTTTGGATAATACCTGATTTAAATGCAGATAGTATTATGGCTAATAATAGAGGTCTCTATGATGATATGAATAGAAAATTTTCTTCTATTGAAAAAAATGATCCTGATTATGACACTGTAACAAAAGTAAAAGAGATAATACTTGATAAAAAAGTTGATTTAATATTAAATTTACATGATGGATATGGTTTTTATAGAAATAAATATGAAAATGCAATTTTTAATCCAAATGCTTGGGGACAAGCAACTATTATTGATCAAGAAAAAATAACTGGTCTTGATAAATTTGGAAACTTAGATGAAATTGCAAATCAAGTAAATGATAGTCTAAATAATGATAATTTATTTAAAGATTATCACTCTTTTGGTGTTAAGAATACTGAAACTAAATTTAAAGATGAGCAAATGCAATTATCCTTAACTTTTTTTGCAGTAACTCATAATAAACCAGCATTTGCTATAGAAACTAGTAAAAACATTACTGATTTAACACATAAAGTTATATATCAGTTAAAATCTATAGAAGAGTTTATGAATATTATGCATATTAAATTTGAAAGAAAATTTGATATAAATAATTATGATGATGTTCAAAAAAAGATTTCTGATTTTGGAAAAGTTAGAGTAAATGATAATATAGTTTTTGATTTGAGTGATATTAAAAATTATACTAAATATGTTCCTTTAAAAGAATCAGATAATGTTTTCAAATTTGAACATAGTTTAGGGGCATATAGATTTATTGATGGAAGATATGAAATTTATATTGGAAATATTAAAGCAACAGAGTTTTACCCTCAAATATTTGAAATAGCAAAAGCAGAAAAAAATATAAAAATTGAAGTTGATGGAAAAATAATAGAAACACCGTTTGCTACTCAAATAGATATTAAAAAAGATTTTAAAATCGTAAAAAGTGATTATAGAGTTAATATCATTGGATTTAGTAAAGCAGGACTTGATAGTGAAGATGATATTTTAATTGAAGAAAAAGATATTCAAGATAATTATTCAGTTGATAATGGAAAAACTAAATATAGAGCAGAATTTTATAAAGATGGTAAGTTCTATGGAATGATAATTTTAAATTTTTTAAAGGATAAAAATGAAAAATAA
- a CDS encoding YgaP family membrane protein, translating to MNKFDKFRNFCRPFRIVLGLVLIAIGYFTGNAWFYLGVIPLIAGLADFCPLCIISKKCTPKMK from the coding sequence ATGAACAAATTTGATAAATTTAGAAATTTTTGTAGACCATTTAGAATTGTACTAGGTTTAGTTTTAATAGCAATAGGATACTTTACAGGTAATGCTTGGTTTTATTTAGGTGTTATTCCATTGATTGCAGGATTAGCAGATTTTTGTCCTTTATGTATCATAAGTAAAAAGTGTACTCCAAAAATGAAATAG
- a CDS encoding lysophospholipid acyltransferase family protein, whose product MNLKQISMAIYATYLTNKYGFKLKKVKTAKEKKALRLEYSQTLLSKLNISIKVLNKENIPNDGKYLLISNHRSIIDPLIIEIALKDSLIHGFWVSKKELYNSLFFGTFTRNSDSILLDREASNMSSFFKDTKEVVSNGHSIFIFPEGTRNKENTPLSSFKDGARLIALKNRLPLLPVFIRTNANEILKDAINNRTKDLEIEIQIGEIIDYKDKAPLEENYRKMFNI is encoded by the coding sequence TTGAATTTAAAACAAATAAGCATGGCTATATATGCAACATATTTAACTAATAAATATGGCTTCAAACTAAAAAAAGTAAAAACTGCTAAAGAAAAAAAAGCTTTGAGATTAGAATATTCTCAAACTTTACTATCAAAACTAAATATAAGTATAAAAGTTTTAAATAAAGAAAATATCCCAAATGATGGTAAGTATTTACTTATTTCAAATCATAGAAGTATTATTGATCCTCTTATAATCGAAATTGCATTAAAAGATTCATTAATACATGGATTTTGGGTATCAAAAAAAGAGTTATATAATTCACTCTTTTTTGGTACATTTACTAGAAATTCTGACTCTATATTACTTGATAGAGAAGCTTCTAATATGTCATCATTTTTTAAAGACACAAAAGAAGTTGTAAGTAATGGTCATTCAATATTTATTTTTCCAGAAGGAACAAGAAATAAAGAAAATACTCCTCTTAGTAGTTTTAAAGATGGAGCAAGATTAATTGCACTTAAAAATAGACTTCCATTATTACCTGTATTTATAAGAACAAATGCTAATGAAATTTTAAAAGATGCTATAAACAATAGAACAAAAGATTTAGAAATAGAAATCCAAATTGGTGAGATAATCGACTATAAAGATAAAGCTCCATTAGAAGAGAATTATAGAAAAATGTTTAATATATAA